Proteins co-encoded in one Carassius gibelio isolate Cgi1373 ecotype wild population from Czech Republic chromosome A15, carGib1.2-hapl.c, whole genome shotgun sequence genomic window:
- the LOC128029461 gene encoding olfactory receptor 1M1-like: MSTLNASFVQNMAIVHPEYFFIIGLSGIPYSSYYYIFLFITYFIAVIMNSIVLLIIALERSLHSPKYIGVFNLALADFGETNALIPNMMKTFFSDSQYISYNACLANMFFVNFFITVQSVTLVVLAIDRSIAICLPLRYHALLNNTVMSLVFLVVWAFNTSLVALSTSLMTRLSICKSNVVQSYYCGYGPVLRLACNDNSIYIFITNLIAALFLVAPLCIIVLSYMGIFFALSKITTWEARLKALKTCVSHLMLVGIYFLPVICIYIASSITSLTPNARVISISLSFTLPPMLNPIIYVLNTAEIRVLIRKVLKKRIVPIRNISK; this comes from the coding sequence ATGAGTACTTTAAATGCAAGTTTTGTTCAGAATATGGCTATTGTTCACCCTGAATACTTTTTCATCATTGGACTTTCAGGTATACCGTACAGCAGTTATTActatatctttttatttatcacaTATTTTATTGCTGTGATTATGAACTCTATAGTTCTTCTTATTATTGCTCTTGAACGAAGCCTGCACAGTCCAAAGTACATCGGTGTGTTTAATTTGGCCTTGGCTGATTTTGGTGAAACTAATGCACTGATTCCTAACATGATGAAGACTTTTTTTTCTGACTCACAGTACATCTCCTACAATGCTTGTCTGGCAAACATGTTTTTTGTGAACTTCTTTATTACTGTGCAAAGTGTCACTCTTGTTGTTCTTGCAATTGATCGCTCCATTGCAATTTGCCTGCCATTGAGATATCATGCCCTACTAAATAATACTGTCATGTCTTTAGTGTTTTTAGTAGTATGGGCATTTAACACTTCTCTCGTGGCTCTGTCAACGTCTTTGATGACCCGACTTTCAATCTGTAAATCTAATGTAGTACAGAGTTATTATTGTGGCTATGGACCAGTGTTGAGGTTGGCATGCAACGACAAtagcatttatatttttataacaaacCTTATTGCTGCTTTGTTCCTTGTAGCACCATTATGCATTATAGTCCTGTCATACATGGGCATTTTTTTTGCCTTAAGTAAAATTACAACTTGGGAAGCACGTTTAAAAGCACTGAAGACGTGTGTTTCTCACCTTATGTTGGTTGGAATATACTTTCTTCCtgtaatatgcatttatattgcTTCATCAATTACTTCTCTCACTCCAAATGCCAGAGTCATCAGCATATCCCTTTCATTTACTCTTCCACCAATGTTAAATcccattatttatgttttaaatacagcTGAAATCAGAGTCTTAATTCGAAAAGTGCTTAAAAAAAGAATTGTGCCAATTAGAAATATCTCAAAATGA
- the LOC128029430 gene encoding olfactory receptor 52E8-like translates to MNSVSESFSENNSIVHPEYFFIVGLSGVPYSTYYYIFLFFLYIIAVIGNSVVLFIIVVEPNLHSPKYFGMFHLALADFGETNALIPNIMKIFVFDSQYISFNACLANMFFVHFFSTMQSLTLLVLAYDRFIAICLPLRYHAIVNNTVMSVVFLVLWAFNGCLVAIVVFLIKRLSFCKTNMIPSYYCDHGPVFRLACNDVSINVFMAKLCTALYFVAPFLIIVLSYLDIFFALRKITTWEERLKALKTCVSHLLLVGSFFLPIICIYMVAFVIYLTPNARIISTSLAYAVPPMLNPIIYVLNTAEIKELIRKYIKKRSTQIESVSN, encoded by the coding sequence ATGAATTCTGTAAGTGAAAGTTTTTCTGAGAATAACTCCATTGTTCATCCTGAATATTTTTTCATCGTTGGACTTTCAGGTGTACCATACAGCACTTATTactatattttcttatttttccttTATATTATTGCTGTAATTGGGAACTCTGTAGTGCTCTTTATTATAGTTGTTGAACCGAACCTGCACAGTCCAAAGTACTTTGGTATGTTTCACTTGGCCCTGGCTGACTTTGGTGAAACTAATGCACTGATTCCAAACATAatgaagatttttgtttttgattcacaGTACATCTCCTTCAATGCTTGTTTGGCCAACATGTTTTTTGTGCACTTCTTTAGTACTATGCAGAGCctcactcttcttgttctggcatATGATCGCTTCATTGCAATTTGTTTGCCATTAAGATATCATGCCATTGTAAATAATACTGTAATGTCTGTAGTGTTTTTAGTATTATGGGCATTTAACGGTTGTCTGGTTGCCATTGTGGTGTTTTTGATCAAACGACTTTCATTCTGTAAAACCAATATGATACCAAGTTATTATTGTGATCATGGACCAGTGTTTAGGTTGGCATGCAATGATGTTAGCATTAATGTTTTCATGGCAAAACTCTGCACAGCTTTATACTTTGTAGCCCCATTTCTCATTATAGTTCTGTCATATCTGGATATTTTTTTTGCCTTACGTAAAATAACAACATGGGAAGAACGTTTAAAAGCTCTAAAGACATGTGTTTCTCACCTGTTGTTAGTGGGATCCTTTTTTCTACCCATAATCTGCATATACATGGTTGCATTTGTAATTTATCTCACACCTAATGCCAGAATCATCAGCACATCATTGGCATATGCTGTTCCACCGATGCTAAATcctattatttatgttttaaatacagcTGAAATCAAAGAGTTAATtcgaaaatacattaaaaagagaTCAACACAAATTGAGAGTGTTTCAAACTAA
- the LOC128028819 gene encoding olfactory receptor 1M1-like encodes MSTLNASFVQNMSIVHPEYFFIIGLSGIPYSSYYYMFLFITYFIAVIMNSIVLLIIAFERSLHSPKYIGVFNLALADFGETNALIPNMMKTFFSDSQYISYNACLANMFFVNFFITVQSVTLVVLAIDRFIAICLPLRYHALLNNTVMSLVFLVVWAFNTSVVALSTSLMTRLSICKSNVVQSYYCDYGPVLRLACNDNSINIFIANLIAALFLVAPLCIIVLSYMGIFFALSKITTWEARLKALKTCVSHLLLVGIYFLPVICLFIASAITSLTPNARVISISLSFTLPPMLNPIIYVLNTAEIRVLIRKMLKNRIMPIRMKFVKK; translated from the coding sequence ATGAGTACTTTAAATGCAAGTTTTGTTCAGAATATGTCTATTGTTCACCCTGAATACTTTTTCATCATTGGACTTTCAGGTATACCGTACAGCAGTTATtactatatgtttttatttatcacaTATTTTATTGCTGTGATTATGAACTCTATAGTTCTTCTTATTATTGCTTTTGAACGAAGCCTGCACAGTCCAAAGTATATCGGTGTGTTTAATTTGGCCTTGGCTGATTTTGGTGAAACTAATGCACTGATTCCTAACatgatgaaaacttttttttctgactCACAGTACATCTCCTACAATGCTTGTTTGGCAAACATGTTTTTTGTGAACTTCTTTATTACTGTGCAAAGTGTCACTCTTGTTGTTCTTGCAATTGATCGCTTCATTGCAATTTGCCTGCCATTGAGATATCATGCCCTACTAAATAATACTGTCATGTCTTTAGTGTTTTTAGTAGTATGGGCATTTAACACTTCTGTCGTGGCCCTGTCAACGTCTTTGATGACCCGACTTTCAATCTGTAAATCTAATGTGGTACAGAGTTATTATTGTGACTATGGACCAGTATTGAGGTTGGCATGCAATGACAATagcattaatatatttatagcAAACCTCATTGCTGCTTTGTTCCTTGTAGCACCATTATGCATTATAGTCCTGTCATACATGGGCATTTTTTTTGCCTTAAGTAAAATTACAACTTGGGAAGCACGTTTAAAAGCACTGAAGACGTGTGTTTCTCACCTTTTGTTGGTCGGAATATACTTTCTTCCTGTAATATGCCTTTTTATTGCTTCAGCAATTACTTCTCTGACTCCCAATGCCAGAGTCATCAGCATATCCCTTTCATTTACTCTTCCACCAATGTTAAATcccattatttatgttttaaacacAGCTGAAATCAGAGTCTTAATTcgaaaaatgcttaaaaacagaATTATGCCAATTAGAatgaaatttgtaaaaaaatga